The following are from one region of the Deferribacterota bacterium genome:
- a CDS encoding DUF190 domain-containing protein, producing the protein MKNESEAKLLRIFVGENDKSGTKSLYEVIIEEARKFGMAGGTVIRGCLGFGANSIVHTSKILRLSQDLPVIIEIVDVEEKINEFLPIIDKLVKEGLVTTHKAHVIFYRGNSK; encoded by the coding sequence ATGAAAAATGAGAGTGAGGCAAAATTACTTAGAATCTTTGTCGGAGAAAATGATAAATCAGGGACAAAATCACTTTATGAGGTGATAATTGAAGAAGCAAGAAAATTTGGTATGGCTGGAGGAACGGTAATTAGAGGTTGTTTAGGTTTTGGTGCAAATAGTATTGTCCATACATCTAAAATACTAAGGCTTTCTCAAGATTTGCCCGTTATAATAGAGATTGTAGATGTTGAAGAAAAAATAAATGAATTCTTGCCGATAATTGATAAGTTAGTAAAGGAAGGTTTAGTAACCACCCATAAAGCACATGTAATATTTTATCGAGGAAATTCAAAGTAA
- the crcB gene encoding fluoride efflux transporter CrcB, giving the protein MVHRLIYIALAGALGSLCRYGFTNIVHKFFSFTYPWGTLFVNLSGCFLAGTIFTLFDEYLQVPAQLRVAIFIGFLGAFTTFSTFILETGQLLRSSEYLLALINIFLHNILGLVFFIIGIILIKIFF; this is encoded by the coding sequence ATGGTTCATAGGCTTATTTACATAGCATTAGCTGGCGCTTTGGGCTCACTTTGTAGATATGGTTTTACGAATATTGTTCACAAATTTTTTAGTTTTACCTATCCATGGGGAACATTATTCGTCAATCTATCTGGTTGCTTCCTAGCAGGAACTATTTTTACACTTTTTGACGAGTATTTGCAAGTTCCTGCACAGCTTAGAGTAGCTATATTTATTGGTTTTTTAGGTGCTTTCACAACTTTTTCTACATTTATATTAGAAACAGGACAACTTTTAAGATCCTCTGAATATTTATTAGCACTCATAAATATATTTTTGCATAATATATTAGGTTTAGTTTTTTTTATTATTGGAATTATATTAATAAAAATCTTTTTTTGA